The DNA segment CTTAAATGAAACCCCTAATGTCTGTGCAACTGTTTTAATTAAAGTTGTTTTAGCGATGCCTGGAACGCCTTCGATGAGTAGATGGCCATCACACAGTAGGGCAATCATTGTGAATAAAATCGTATCGTGTTGTCCAACGATTACACGGCTAATCTCGTGGGTGAGCTGCTGAAATGTAATGCTCGCATTCTTGATTGCTTGGGGCTGCTCCTGAGAAAACGCAAGATCCATAGTGACTCATTCCTTTCGTACAGTTCAAGAGCAAAAGTCTATCATGGGTAGGTTGTTTTTCAATAAAGAGCGTAGTACAAAAAAAGAGGCTGCATGTTGCAGCCTCTGCATTTATATTTTATTAGATTTATCCGATTGGATTACTCATTTTGCAGCGAACCCATTCCAAGCCATTTTTGTCTTGGCATATATCGTGTTGTGGATTTAGCCATGGAAGGTTTGGTAAGCCTTGAATTCGTGGAAGAATTTCTTTAAGGCCATTGTCATCTAATTTTACAGCAAGTTGCTCTTGGCTGTACTTTTTCCCATCAGGCATAGTGGTTGTTTCATCAATAAGTGCGCCATCCATGTTTGTATTTTTGAATGAAGCAAGGGTAAGATCGGCTCCTCTTAGATCAGCGCCCTGCAGATTTGCTCCATCAAAAATAGCTTCATACAGTTTTGCTGAGGATATATTTGCCCCTTGCAGCTTTGCACCGGAGAGGTTTGCTTTTTGTCGGTAACTTTTGCAGGTCGTTCCAACGACAGCAGGACACATTTGGGTATATGTTTTGAGAATTGCCCCCTTAAGGTTTGCGGCTTTCAAGTCTTGATTTCGTAGGTCAGCACCGCGCATATCAAGACCGGCGCCATTCTTGGTTTCTAGAAAGGTTTGAATATTGCTGCGGATGGCAGGGGTTAATTTTTCTTTGCCGGGTTTTGCAGGATTAATTGGTTTAAGTTGGGCCTGTTGGGCTCTAGTAGCACTGAAGCACACAGCAAGCAACGACAGCACGATATATTTTTTATCCATCATATTTCTCCCTTTTATGAATGATTGGATGGTATCTACCTTTATCATGACATAAGTGGGAAGAAGACATCAAGAATACGTTGAGGTTCTTAGACTCGAGTAGTGGTGTGTGTTATTTCGTTTTGGATTGGGCCTTCGGATAGTCCGCGAATAAATTGATAAACATAAGGATTATCGGTATCCCAGATGGTTTTTGCGTCTCCAAAGAACTGGATTTTGCCATCATGAAGCAGGGCAACCTTATCAACAAATTTAAAGATTTCTACGTCATGGGAAATCACGATAGACGTAGAATTATTTGCTTGCTGGATATCAACCATGAGTTCATGAATAACACGGGAAGTGATGGGGTCAAGACCTGTTGTTGGTTCATCATAGAGCATATATTTTGGCTGTGAAATTAAAGTTCGCGCTAACCCAACTCGCTTTCTCATACCACCGGAAAGCTCAGCGGGATATTTATCAAGGGTGTCCAAATCAAGATGAACAAGTGCAAGTTTTTCTTCAACAATAGGACGAACTTTATTTTTTGGCATTCCTTGCTCTATGAGCTTGATACCAACATTTTCAAAAACCGTTAGAGAGTCAAGCAGGGCTGCAAATTGAAAAACGTAGCCGAATTTATCAAAATTTGCGTCAAGTTGTTGTTCTGTGAATTGTGCAGTATCTTCGCCATCTATTAAGATTTTCCCTGCGGTTGGTCGCAATAGACCAATGATCTGCTTCAAGAGAACAGACTTCCCCTCACCTGAACGACCAACAATACAGGTGATTTGATTATCAGGAATTTTAAGAGTGACGCCTTTAGTAACTTTCGTATCACCGAAACTCTTTTCTACATTAATCAGCTCTATCACTCTTACTCCTTAGTCCCACAAAATAGCTGTTAAGAAGTAGTTTGCTATCAAGATCATAATCGATCCGATCACCACACTTTGCGTAGTTGCTTTTCCCACACCTCGTGCTCCACCAAATGTGTTGTACCCCTTGAAGGTACCAACCCACGATAAAATAAGCCCAAAGACACTGGACTTAATGAGCCCACCAGTAATATCGGAAAGTTCCACATACTCACGGATATTGGAGACATATTCCTCGGGATTCAGCCCAAGAACATAGGTGCATATAAAGTAACCGCCAACAACACCACAGATCATCGAGATCAAACTTAAAAACGGAAGAATCACAACGCTGGCGAGGATACGAGGAACAACCAAATATTGCTGAGGGTTAATACCAAGTGTTCTCAGTGCGTCAATCTGTTCCGTGATCCTCATAGTGCCGATTTCAGCAGTGATAGCAGATCCTGCGCGGCCAGTTACCATGAGTCCAGTGAGTACTGGTCCAAGCTCACGTGTCATACTGAGTGCAACGATCGTTCCTACAAATTCAGTTGCGCCGAATCGTTTGAAGCCATAATAGCTTTGCATTGCAAGGACCATACCGGTAAAGCTGCCTGTTAGAAAGATAATGGTTGATGAGTTGACACCGATACGCTCCATTTGCTTGAACATTTTGGAGACTTTTAGTTTAGACGTAAAAAGAGTACGAGCTGATGCAAGAAAGAAGATAAAGAATGTACCGACTGTGTTGCATGTTTCTAAGGCAGAAGATCCCAATCTATCTACTAACCTTAAGATCATCATCGCCTCATCTCCTTTTCATCCATACGTCTTACGAATGGCGCTGGCGAGATTGTTTTACTGTATTTGCTGGTTGTGATGGTGTTGTTTGTATTTTACTTACGTACTTAAGCCCCTTGGTTTGTTGCGTCTTTGCGATGGCCAAAATTAGTGAACCGCCCATAAAGATTGCGCCAAGAATCCAGGTTGCTTTTTGAAAAATATCTTGTCCTCCTGATCCACCAAAGAGCATGGTGTTGGTTCCACCGATGCTACCGATGCCCATACTTCCTTTTCCCTTTTGAATAAGAATTAGAAGTACAAGTAGCACACATGCGAAAAAGAAAAGCGTAATGATGAGTCCTAAGAACATACCGGTATCTCCATAAATCCTACATTATTGTGGTGTATAGCAAGAGCGTACTATTTTTTTCAATGCTTGAAAATCTACGCTCGCTCTTCCAATGAGAAACCCATCAATATTAGACAATGAACTCAAGCGTCCCGCCTCGCTAGGGCTGATGCTTCCTCCATAAAGTAATTGTGGGTCAGAAAAGATGTCACTAAGGTGTTTTTTGAGCCACGAACTGGTCTGTTCCAATTCGGTATTAGTTGGGGTCTTCCCTGTGCCAATTGCCCAGATTGGTTCATAGGCCACCCATAGATGGGCTCCTTTGCAGGCGAGTTTGATGGGTTCTAACTGTTTTTCAAGGATGGCATTGGTCTGGCTTTGAGCGCGTTCTTGCTCCGTTTCTCCGATACACACGATAGGGCAGATACCAGCTTTGAGCAGAAGCTGGGCTTGCTCGGCAATATTTTGGTTTGTCTCGTGATGCTGTGTTCGCCGCTCACTATGGCCGACGATACAGTGACTGATTCCAATCTGAGCCAAGGCCGCGGCTGATATATCACCTGTATGAGCCCCGGACCCATATGCAGAACATGCTTGGGCTCCGATTGAGACCTTGGGCGAAGTGGTTATTTTAAGTGCCTCGGGTAATGAAAGGTAGGAGGGACAGATGACCAGTGATGCTTGATCTGGTATTAAAGCGATCAAGTCGGTACTATAATTCGATAAAAATTCTGATTCTTCGTTGGGACTCAAATACATTTTCCAGTTGGCTACAAAGGCAAAAGTCGGCTTCATACGGGACCTTTTGAGAATAAGGGCGGTTTTTGTATGCTCTACCATACCCTAGAATGGTGCACGTTAGAAGGAGGAATCTTCTTATGAGTATGCAGCGGATGGTGGCGTTTCTTCTGTGCCTGATGATAGCACGGCCTGTGCTTGCTGAGTTAACTATATCTGAACCTAATCAAACAGCCCCGGCGGGGGAGTCATTTCAACTCAAAGATACATCTTTACCACAAAATTTTACGATACAACGTGGCATGACGATGCAGAAAGCAAGGGTGCTTGGGCGCTTTTCTCCCTACGTCGCTGCTGCCGCAGTTGTTATGTATATTGTTGGAGCGAAAGCTTTCATCATGGCACCTCCATGGTCGATTGTTATTCTTATTGGATTAACTGCGGATTATATCTTTGAGACACTGATTTTCAGTAATAAATTCAGTTCAAAATTGGCCCCGTTTGCCCTTGTTTCAATGCTAATGAAACAAAATAAACAATTTGGAAAACATGTGGCACAATTCTTGCCTTTACCTAATGATGCAGAAGAGGGTGTATCTGTCGAAGCAGTGAATTAGTGTGCATTTCTATGCAGACGATGGTACGTAATAGCAAAATGGTGAGCGTAGTCGCGCAGTGCGATGAGTAGCTTTTCCGCTTGTTCGTGGATGTCGAGCAATTTTCCTTCTGGATGCCTTTCACTAAATACGCGTTCCTCTCGCTTGGCTAAGCTGATACATGGTCGTGAAATGTTGAGTTTTAGGATGGCGTTTAGTTGTCCCTTGCCTCCATCAATTAGAATCAAATCTGGCAGATCATTATTTTTATAACGACGTTGCACAATCTCTTGAAGTGCCGCATAGTCGTTCTGTTGTGTTAGGCTCTTAATCTTGAATCGACGAAACTTATTTTTGTCTGGGATACCGTTGGCGAATCTAACACACGAGCCTACCAGTGATGTGCTTTGAAAATGTGAAATATCAAAACAATCGATGATACGAGGTGGCTGAGGAAGATCGAGTAACGCTTGTAGGTGTTCTACTGTTGTTTCGTTTTCAACGATGTTTGACGTTGGTGCAGTTGCCCGGATCGTTTCATGGCGATAAGTTTGTTCATGATACTTAGTTTCTAGTGTTGCAAAAATGGTTACGCTGTCTTGAAGATAGGTGTTGAGTTTCTGTGCCTTCTCAAACGCTAAGGCATCATTATGGACCTTAATTTTGTTTCGCAATGTCTGTGTGAATTGTTCCGTATTACCTTGTAATGCTTCGCGTGCAAGCTCGAGTCTTGTGAGGTAGGCATCTTTATCAAAGTCATCTCGACATGAACCAGCACAGATATCGAGGTGGTAGTCGAGACACCCCTGCGGGATTTTGCTTGTACATAACTTTAGACGAAAAGTTGTGGCAAGATATTCGTACACACTACGTGCATCTGATTTATACAGGAATGGTCCAAAGTACCGTCCCTTAGTTTTCTTGGTGCGTACAATCTTCAGAGTTGGCAATGTTTCTTCTGTAAAAAGAAGATATACAAAGGGCTGTCCATCTTTGAGGAGGGTATTGAACTTGGGCTGATGCTCTTGAATGAGCTGCGCCTCAAGTAGGGCAGCTTCTGTTTCTGTAGGAGTTGTGATGACCGATACATCATGTACAACCGCCTGAAGAGCCTTTAGCTTGAGATCATCCTTTGGTTCTTGAAGATAGGATTTTACGCGAGTACGGAGTGAGGTTGCCTTGCCAATGTAGACAATTCGGCCTTGATCATCCTTAAACAGATACACGCCAGGAGATAAGGGTAAGGTTTTTATATGCAGATGCTTCATGTTCTCATGATAAACTGACCAAAGCCTCTCAGCAAGCGCCAATGGAGCGTTTGCTTTGACGTTTCGCTACATTTGGACTTATACTTTCGAACTAATTATTACTTTCAGATAGGGATGCTTCTATGCGGCGGTTTCTGTTTTCTTGTATGACTATGATCGTAGCTCTTATTACCCTTGCCGACCAGCAGGTTTCTCAGGAACTACCAGCTCTACATGAACGGCTCTTGCTTTTTATTGAACGTAATAGCTTGTTTATTGGTGCCTTGGTATACCTCATGACCTATGATCATTTTGGTGATTGGTGGGGAAATGCCCTGCAAAAGCTTTTTGCTGTGAGATATCTTATGGTGTTGTTTGGCTCCAGTTGCCTGGTAAAATATCTCACCAAGTACATCTTGGGAGCGGTCCACATACCAGAGATGGATGAGGAATTAGAGGACGTGGCGAAAAAGCTCTTATATTATACGGCTTAAACATAAGCGCAGGTATACCACAACGCTTAGGTGAAAAGGGCGGAAAACATCCGCCCTTTGTTATTTAAAATCCATCATTATCGTCAGCCCACTCTAGGACAATACCAGAACTGACGGGTTCGGTTCCTGAGGCGTTTGCCTGTTGTTCATTGAGACTTTGTTCAGGTGCTCCCGTTTCACCAACGTTACCTTCGCCAGAGCCCGTATCGGATGTGGGCGGTTCTGATACATTTTGGGAGTTGGTTGGTACAACAGTTGGCAATGCATCAGTTGTTTGTTCTTGCGCTGGTTGTGCTTGATATGCTGCTTGTGAAGCTTCGATTTTTGTTTTGAGATTAGTAGATACAATGGATTGATAATGCAGAGAATAGATTCGTGTGAAGCCTGTTTGGACCGGTTCTTCTTGTGCGGCTGTATAAGCGCTTCCGCTAACCAGGCTAATGATCCCATTGATATCAGATGTATATGGCATACCAAACTCGGCAGGCATATTGCTTGCATCTAGGTGTGCCATCACAACATAATCTGCATCAGCTGTGGTATCTGGTTTGATGGCAGTATAGATAAATACATTATTACCAAGATCAACTAGGCTGCTTGCCTGAAGTCGGTAGGATCCAAAATCAAACGGACCTTGTACAGTTGCAGTATATGCTTGTTGTAAGGTTACAATGCTTGAGCGTGTGGTATCGTCAATATGGCCATATCGTTGTTCGTATGAGTTGAGCACGGTACTTACCGTATCTGTCACTGTTCCTCCGGAATCATAAACCTTACCGGTTACTAAACTGACAACACAGTTGCCATCAGTTGGCAGGCACCCAATATCGTTGATCTCGCCAGCGCGTCGTCGATTAGCAAATACCACATAATCTTGTGTGGCTGCACCCTGTGCGTCGTTGAGTTGTGTACTTGGTGTTGTGTACATGAATTGGCTTAACATGAGATCAGTATCACTTACCGCGGTCAGTACGAATGAGCCAAATTGTGGCGATTTACTTTGTGCACGCGCAGCACGCCTGTCTAGTTCACGATCAATTTCATTTTGTTCACGATCCTGACCGCGAAGCTTTGGTATTGTTTGTGCGGTTATTTCAGGCGATAAGAAGTCAAATTCTACGGATGCTCCTGAGGCAATAAATCCTAAGGTTGTTTCATTGGTAGGGGTTACGGCTATGGATGAAAATCCTGGTTCTGTTTCTCCTTCTTTCCATATTTTGACTTGAAGTGTTGAACCGCTAAGTTGTGCCTTCATGCGATACCATGCACCGACTTCAAATGCAGGGCCTGATAGAGTTCCTTGATACCAGTTGTCGTTGAAAGTTTCTAGCGTGGTGTCATGTTCATACAATCCTATGGTTGATGGGGATTCGGCCAGTGTTTTTTTATATACAAACATTTTAGCCAAATGTGCATGGTTGATGATTGTGTCAGATGATGCATTTAGTTCTTCAACTGTTTCAAATGGTTCTCCACCCAGATATAAACCAATGTGATACGTGCTGAGCACATACTGTGCTTGCCAACGAACCTCCACCTCTGCAAGACTAGATACAGACGTTACGACCTTCTGAAGGAACCAGTATTTGGATTCAGGTGAGCTTGATGCAGTGTCATCGGCCGGTTCTACCGTTGAAGGAGATACTGCAATTTCTTGGCTATATGACTTCCTGCCGTCATTATAGACCGTGAATCCTTGCCCTGGATTCAAATCATTGACTCTTGTTCTAAATCCATAAAGTGAACCGACATCGGCTGGGATTGCGCCGGTATTTTGATCAGCCGTTAATAACGCAATGTTATAAGCACGAAGATTCTGTGCGAGCTGGCCCTTCGTGCTTTCATAGCGGTTTCCAAGAAATCCTTGATAGAAGCCAAGAGATCGTTCCATGTTACTGATTTGTGCGCCATATTTTTTATCAAGTTCATCTGCCATCACCTGTTGCAAATGAATCATGGTGCTCTCAGTATTGTTGATGAACGTTTCATAATTGGCGACAAATGCATGCTGTTCTTGTTTGCGCTCTAATGCGGCTTCATCTTGTTGTCCTCCACCGATTGCGCCAAAAACGCCAAAGGCTGCATCAAGTGTAAGGCCGATACCAAGGATCAGTGGGCCTCCTCCAAGTGCGATCGTAATCACTGCGAATTCTATGCCAAGAACAATATTGAAAAGTAGGCGCCTGTGGTCTGCTGCCCAGGCGGCAGATTTAGATCGCTGCCACGCATCTACAATATTTTGTCCCTCTACTACAGTGTGATACAAAGTCTCCAAGCCCCTTACGACGTCTAGAATGACATCTAAGATATAATTTGTAAGGTAGGCGATAAACTTGATTGCATCCTGAAGAATATCTAATAACTTATCTCCTATGAACGTGAGACTGCTGAGAATTGCGACACCCATGTCTTCGACAATATTTTTAAAATTATTTCCCCATTCGCCGAGGCTTTGTTCGCCAATTATGACTTCAATTCCTCCAACTAGTAGGTTATTAACGATGCGTATAGTGTCAAAGCCAAGCCTAAAAACCGTGCCGTGAAGTTTCATGACGCCACCCGTTACACCCTCAATGGCGTCTACGACTATATCAGCTGCACTATTGAAAAGAGATTCAAATTCTGCCTGTAGAGTTGGATCTCCAAAGCCTAAAACAAAGCTTAAGCCTGCACCAACGGAGTGTAGCGCTCCTCGCTCAGCTTCCCCAAGATCATTAATAATGGCAACAATGCTATCATTTGCTTTGCCAAACGCTTTGGATGCCTCATCCATAAGTGCTTGATTGCCGGTGAAAAATCCAACTGTTCCCTTGCTAACGCCCTCCCAAGTGTCAGTAGCCCAATTTGCAATATCTCCTGGGACATCGGAAAGCGCGTCAACTGCTTCCTTTCCTCCCTCTACTATGCCATCCCAGACATCACTTAAATAGTTTTGTGGAACAACTGTTTCGTTTCGTGATGTAGATACTGATGAAAGGATAATGTCCTCATTTTCATCATCTTGGAAGGTAATAGGCTGTAGCGTTTCAGTATCATACGCAGCAATGGATCGGCGGGTGTCATTAAGCTCGCTAAGGTACACATAGTCATCGAGAGTGTAGGGCAAGATGGATGGTGTGGGGCTACTAGCTGCAAGTGCGGTCATGGTTTGCGAGAATTTATCGCGATTAAAGAGTGGATTTAATTTTTTTTGTAATGCTGCTGCCATATGAATGGCTGTAATATAATGGGCTTCGATAGCCGTCAGAGCACCAAGAGTTGCGTGGTCCGCATTTATTGAATCATCCGACGTTGTCACAAATTGTTCTGGTTGGGAAGCTGCTTGGTAGAATGGTGTTGCTATATAAACTTTGATCTGATTTGAGAGAGCCGCAAAATTATTTGCGGTTGTTGACCAGGCATCATCAGCGCAGCTTGCTGCAAGGCGTTGTGTTACTGATCGAAGCAGGACGAGATAATGTCGCATAAAGTCGATCGTATACCATGTATTGCGGCAGTCTGTTTGATGTATGGCAACATCAAGGTCGGGGAGATATTTATAGGTGCCAAGCTGAAACGAGTTTGCATTAGAGGCAATTGATTCCATTTGATTAAATAGCTGAGCAAGCGTGTATTTGATATATGTTTGCCATATAGCTGATGCTTTTACCTCATCGGCGGTGATGGTTAATTGCGCAAGCGTAGTATTGAGTTGTTGTTGCGCAGTAGAGATAGCCTCATTCCAAGTTGTTTGTTCTGTAGCGGCCGAGTTGTTTTTACCAATTGTAGCGATTTTAAGTGCACGCAAAGTGGTTAAAATTTCCTGTTTTTGTGACTCAGACCCTTTTTCATATTTAGCCAGTGTTTCTAAAAAAGCATAAAACGATTTTACATACATTACTGTGATGGGATCGGTCGCGGCAAGATTAACTCCTCCTGATCCAAAAAACTGGTCGAGTTTATCCGCGTTGAGCGAATCTGAAAGTTGAGTATATCCAGCAAATGCTGTATTCAGAGCATTATTGAGAGTTGCGTCAGATAAAGAAAGATCTTGGTTTTCTTGTGAAAATAACAAAAGCGTGCTGGCAAGCGGTATTATAAGGGATAGTTTTTTCATGACGAGCTCCTTTGCTGTAGCTTCGTTGTTACCAGCGTCTTAAAGGTATCAAGTTGATTTTGCGTATAGCGAAGCTCTTCTGGTTTTTTTACTGTGAATTCTGCTACACAACCGGGCGCCATAAATCCTATACCTCCATACAAAAATCCAAACTGTTCTAGGTTGTTGATGGTTGTATATTCAAGCGGTTCATTTGCTTGGGTTTCTTGTTCTGTGGCTCCCTGTTCCCACACTTTAAACGATACTTGGTTTGCTGCAGTTCGTATTTTGAAGATAAGTCGTAGAGTTCCTTCGTTTAATTTTTGTAATTGTTCTTCAGTGAGGACCTGGAAAGCTTGTGACTCAGGTTCGACTAATTGTTTGATTGGTGTGGTTATAGATAACCCGTCTGCAGTGTTACGAATAATTGTTTGCGCAAAATGAACCGATGCTGCTGGAACATTGTTTATGTTGGTTCCATATAATCCGAGTAGTCTGTATTGACGCATACGCTCTGGGCTTCCTGATAACCAACGAGCTTTATTGAACATTATGCCGAGGCAGAATGGATATGAGACGCGATGCGGGGTGCATGCAATTTCAATCTCATAGCCGTTAGATGCTGTGACATATTCTGAAAAGATCGAATTATTTTGCGCGTATTCTGGGCTCTTAGGATCACTTTGATCAAAGAACGTTTGTAGTTGTGTTTGTATAAATGAATTTGTTGATTCATTAAATTGCCAGTCTCCACAACGTGATACGTTATACCAGCTATAACGACCGCTTGGAGTAAACATTGGTGAGTGTGCAAACGCTTTATCCAAATTGATTTGATCGATCAACATCATTTGTTTTGGTAGAGCGATATTGAGAGACTTATCTAATGTCATAAGTTGTCGTTCTACTGTAGAACCGCTAGCTTCGTATTGTGCTTCAAGCTGTTCTTGTGCTGCTGCAAAATTACCTGCAAG comes from the Candidatus Babeliales bacterium genome and includes:
- a CDS encoding pentapeptide repeat-containing protein, coding for MMDKKYIVLSLLAVCFSATRAQQAQLKPINPAKPGKEKLTPAIRSNIQTFLETKNGAGLDMRGADLRNQDLKAANLKGAILKTYTQMCPAVVGTTCKSYRQKANLSGAKLQGANISSAKLYEAIFDGANLQGADLRGADLTLASFKNTNMDGALIDETTTMPDGKKYSQEQLAVKLDDNGLKEILPRIQGLPNLPWLNPQHDICQDKNGLEWVRCKMSNPIG
- a CDS encoding ATP-binding cassette domain-containing protein codes for the protein MIELINVEKSFGDTKVTKGVTLKIPDNQITCIVGRSGEGKSVLLKQIIGLLRPTAGKILIDGEDTAQFTEQQLDANFDKFGYVFQFAALLDSLTVFENVGIKLIEQGMPKNKVRPIVEEKLALVHLDLDTLDKYPAELSGGMRKRVGLARTLISQPKYMLYDEPTTGLDPITSRVIHELMVDIQQANNSTSIVISHDVEIFKFVDKVALLHDGKIQFFGDAKTIWDTDNPYVYQFIRGLSEGPIQNEITHTTTRV
- a CDS encoding ABC transporter permease yields the protein MMILRLVDRLGSSALETCNTVGTFFIFFLASARTLFTSKLKVSKMFKQMERIGVNSSTIIFLTGSFTGMVLAMQSYYGFKRFGATEFVGTIVALSMTRELGPVLTGLMVTGRAGSAITAEIGTMRITEQIDALRTLGINPQQYLVVPRILASVVILPFLSLISMICGVVGGYFICTYVLGLNPEEYVSNIREYVELSDITGGLIKSSVFGLILSWVGTFKGYNTFGGARGVGKATTQSVVIGSIMILIANYFLTAILWD
- the secG gene encoding preprotein translocase subunit SecG, whose translation is MFLGLIITLFFFACVLLVLLILIQKGKGSMGIGSIGGTNTMLFGGSGGQDIFQKATWILGAIFMGGSLILAIAKTQQTKGLKYVSKIQTTPSQPANTVKQSRQRHS
- the tpiA gene encoding triose-phosphate isomerase yields the protein MKPTFAFVANWKMYLSPNEESEFLSNYSTDLIALIPDQASLVICPSYLSLPEALKITTSPKVSIGAQACSAYGSGAHTGDISAAALAQIGISHCIVGHSERRTQHHETNQNIAEQAQLLLKAGICPIVCIGETEQERAQSQTNAILEKQLEPIKLACKGAHLWVAYEPIWAIGTGKTPTNTELEQTSSWLKKHLSDIFSDPQLLYGGSISPSEAGRLSSLSNIDGFLIGRASVDFQALKKIVRSCYTPQ
- a CDS encoding GIY-YIG nuclease family protein, which encodes MKHLHIKTLPLSPGVYLFKDDQGRIVYIGKATSLRTRVKSYLQEPKDDLKLKALQAVVHDVSVITTPTETEAALLEAQLIQEHQPKFNTLLKDGQPFVYLLFTEETLPTLKIVRTKKTKGRYFGPFLYKSDARSVYEYLATTFRLKLCTSKIPQGCLDYHLDICAGSCRDDFDKDAYLTRLELAREALQGNTEQFTQTLRNKIKVHNDALAFEKAQKLNTYLQDSVTIFATLETKYHEQTYRHETIRATAPTSNIVENETTVEHLQALLDLPQPPRIIDCFDISHFQSTSLVGSCVRFANGIPDKNKFRRFKIKSLTQQNDYAALQEIVQRRYKNNDLPDLILIDGGKGQLNAILKLNISRPCISLAKREERVFSERHPEGKLLDIHEQAEKLLIALRDYAHHFAITYHRLHRNAH